Proteins encoded in a region of the Trypanosoma brucei gambiense DAL972 chromosome 11, complete sequence genome:
- a CDS encoding cysteine peptidase, Clan CD, family C13 codes for MSSEKVAGYVQCVVGIIFGVVTGGASIYVTIAMELLQVAVPYVLVTLGLQRRPPKGGVDKAMAEAESVEAEVMKKPSKQQRSFRALFIGIDYKGTPAELRGCQADAVMMAGTMEKIGIPITERCVLMDTDDPRFNAIKPTRANILQHMAWLVKDAKPGDALFLHYSGYGAQVRAEEDKEEEFDQCIVPCDYEENGCILDNELHEIISTLPRGVRLTAVFDCSHAGTLLDLPFSLICSSNDCSAVGEMKRIRTGGDVNAHVLMFSACGDDEAAADLPNAGDFVEGASGSGGAATQCFISMLLNKTPGTIYSLLSTTRDKLREKGFKQSPQMSASRCLSLTEKFTLTELFSVAEPCPNILTGEPRWKTTPLGGK; via the coding sequence ATGTCGTCTGAAAAAGTCGCTGGCTATGTTCAGTGCGTCGTTGGCAttatatttggtgttgtcaCAGGAGGCGCATCAATATATGTCACGATCGCGATGGAGCTCCTTCAAGTCGCTGTGCCATACGTTCTGGTAACTCTCGGTCTTCAGCGCCGACCTCCAAAAGGTGGTGTCGACAAAGCGATGGCGGAAGCAGAGAGTGTCGAAGCGGAGGTTATGAAGAAACCCAGTAAGCAGCAACGATCTTTCCGTGCACTTTTTATTGGCATTGATTATAAAGGAACTCCAGCTGAGCTCCGGGGGTGTCAGGCTGACGCGGTGATGATGGCCGGCACAATGGAAAAAATTGGCATTCCGATTACTGAGAGGTGCGTCCTTATGGATACCGACGACCCCAGGTTTAACGCCATCAAGCCCACACGAGCGAACATCTTGCAGCACATGGCATGGCTTGTTAAGGACGCGAAGCCTGGCGATgccctttttcttcactatTCCGGTTACGGTGCACAGGTGCGTGCGGAGGAGGATAAAGAGGAGGAGTTCGATCAATGCATTGTGCCCTGTGACTACGAAGAAAATGGTTGCATACTGGATAATGAGCTTCACGAAATCATATCAACACTACCAAGGGGAGTCCGTCTGACAGCCGTGTTCGACTGTTCGCACGCGGGGACGCTCCTTGACCTTCCGTTCAGTCTcatttgcagcagcaacgacTGCTCTGCAGTGGGTGAAATGAAACGCATCCGTACAGGTGGTGATGTTAATGCCCATGTACTCATGTTTTCCGCCTGTGGAGACGACGAGGCAGCTGCTGACTTGCCCAATGCTGGAGACTTCGTGGAAGGCGCCTCTGGCTCCGGTGGTGCCGCCACACAGTGCTTCATTTCCATGTTGTTAAACAAGACACCAGGAACTATCTACAGCCTCCTCTCAACCACACGTGATAAACTGAGGGAAAAGGGATTCAAACAGTCGCCGCAAATGAGTGCGTCGAGGTGCCTCAGCCTAACCGAGAAGTTTACGTTAACCGAGCTTTTCTCGGTGGCCGAACCGTGCCCTAATATCCTAACTGGAGAACCGCGTTGGAAAACCACCCCTCTTGGTGGAAAATAA